A window of Eulemur rufifrons isolate Redbay chromosome 18, OSU_ERuf_1, whole genome shotgun sequence genomic DNA:
tttgggtagatacccaataatgggattgctggatcaaatggtaggtctacttctatctgtttaaggtatctccatattgctttccccacgggttgcactagtttgcagtcccaccagcagtgtatgagtgttcctgtctctctgcatccacgccaacatgtattgttttgagactttttgataaagcccattctcactggagttaagtgatatctcattgtggttttgatttgcatttctaaaatatatgtatttaatgctAAATGTACCACAAGTACCCATTTAGATTTATGCCatcagttttacttttttaatgttaacTGTGATCATATGGTTTAAATGGGGTCTACCAAGTTTCTCCATATAAAAACGAATTTTCCCCCACATCTGGTCAGTTTGAAGTATTTTCATTGGTAGTCAGTGATAAGTAATTtgcaatatattattaatatttcccctTTAATCAATGAATCTAtggttgtaaatttttaaatttctgagaatATGGaaagtttttattatcctttctTATTGCTTTCCACATAAACTACATTGTAGTTGGGGAGGCATAGTTCTATTTATGTTATTGATTCTTTGATATTTGTTCAGACTTCAACTGTCAACAAGTAATAGATATGTTATGCTAAATATTACATGTGACTTACACTTCTGACTCTGAGGTATAGAACttcatgtgtgtctctgtgtgtgtctgcacacgcacaaatatgtacatataaatatataagccaTGTAAACATACATGGCtaccaaattataaaaataaatataaattaatcatGTTTTTCAGATTATCTATATCTTTACttagtttttctatttaattcaCTGGTTTCTGATTGAGGTCATTTAAAATCTACCATGGTTACGAATTTGTCAAACTTAACATTTAATTCTTcagttttgctttatgtattaaGGCTATAGTattgaatacataaaaattctTAATTCATAGGGTCTCTTGGTTGATGTAGTATCCCCTCTTTATTCCTACTTAtcatttttccaaaaattctATCTCacctaatattattaatattgctGTACCAACTTTCTTTTGATAAGTATTTGCTTGATATATCTTTTTCCTGCCCTTTGTTTTCAACCTCTGGTGTGGTTTTGTTTCAGGTTTCTCTAATTGAAAAATGTCCAATCTGATACTGATTTATTTGGACTTATATCTACACCCTTAATTTGAGGTTTCTATTTATCataccttcttttctttctttttcttccccaactTCTGTTAAAAAGAGATCTTTTTATACATTCTTACTTTTCTACTCCATCAATGTGGAATGTATAGATTGTATTGCAATCCAGTTTTTTTCAACAAAATCTGAAGTTATTCAGCATTTCTAGCCTTTCCTCACATATGATAAGAACCTTAGTAGATTTTAATTATCTATTGATTGCCCCCTCCAACTTGTTATTGTTGGCCAGagtttttgtttaccttttcaaaacaaaaaagggTTTTTTCATAATCAAtagttaaatgtatatattattgtAGTTTATTCATTTCTATGTTTATCATTGTTTCTCTTACCCTATACCTCTGCATTCACTTTTCTACTTGCTGATATATGCCTTatagtgattaaaaaataatttaaaagcttaacagaaaaactttaaaagataacataatttttaaaattacatctgtAGCATGATTACAACTATCTAAAATATCCTATTCATAGGAgaataaactgaaagaaaaaaaaacattttcttgagAGTTAAGATTAGGTCAGACTTAGCATCACACTTTAGTTGAGGCCAGGGATTCAGAAAACACTACCTCTCCCCCTGTCCCACACCATTCTTGGAACAAAAGCTCCCCTTGGGTCATAAGCAGGTCCTGTCTACAAAACAGTTCCATGAAATAAGCTGAATACAGTAAAATGGGCAGTGAATTCACAAGACCTAGTCCAGTTTTAGCTGTGCTACCAACTGGTTAAgcaaccttggacaagtcactaaAACATCCGACACCTGAGATTCCTCATGGTTGAAGTGGAATAATCTACCTCACAAGGTTTTTATTAAGGGGAATAAATGATACCATGAACATAGAAGCACCTTATCATATAAGAAGATTAGATACATAGCTACATGTgtgcataaatttttaattataaggcAGAATATACAATAACATAATGAGATTAGATTAGCCATTTATGCTAACCACTAAACTGTACTGGACCCCAAGCAAATAGGAAACAAGGTAAGGGCTAACTTCCTACCCACTTCCCATGTCCCAATTTCTGTAGCAGCCTTGACTTTCCTTCCCTTAAAATGCTAGGTGCGTCTCACAGCCTTCATTGCCTTTTCCATGGCACGCAGGCTTACAAATCAGTGTGCACAttcctttcttattctttaaTGAGGTAAGCTGGGCTCAGCACCTGTCCGCTGCCATGACCTGGATATCACATTACCGGCATCCCGGCTCTTCCTGCACATTAATTTTAAGTGACATTCTATCGCTTGGTCATACTTCCCAGACTTTGAGCTGTCTTTGTTCATCTTGTTTTAGTTTCCTAATAAATCTGTATCCTTATTAATAGTTATCATCTCTAACTTAGGAAATAGTTATTCCAAGAGTAAGAATGCTCATCTAAGCTCCCCTGAGATCCAGCATGGATGGCATTTTTGTGTAAGACTAACCTATTATTGTATTATCATAGCATCACAGGATACTAGCACAACCTAAggcaaacagaagaaaagaaaatgggaggaCAATCTTGTTCAGTTGTCTCCTGCTATATGACTTATTTAATACAACAAAACAACAGTTACTTATTAGCCTAAGGATCCTATACTATATGTTTTCATACTAACGAGCCATTTAGCTTGTGTTTGTGGGAGGAAATTTTGTGATAATAATAATTCCTCCTGTTCCACTGAACacgtttggaagaattgctaaaGGAGTAAAGTGAAATATTTCCTGTGCCTAGTTTAATGCCATTTGTttctgacataaaaacagacatggttttaaaaatgtataaataaaggGCAAGTGATGTTGCACATTTTTAGGAAACAGAATCAAGCTTTTAGGGATTTTCATAATTTGCCAAAAAAGATGCACATAATATATCAGATGTAATTATCTAAAAGATGCAAGGACTCAAGTGCTTTTGAGAATGGCCAGAATATCAGATTCCCTGATCAAAAAGGCTCTATGCCTTCAAACATACACTTCAAGAATAGCAGCAATTAAGACATCCCATACCAGCATGCAAAGCAGGGGAAGGTAAGGAAAGAGCTCGGGGACAAGAACATAGTTGACAGTCCAAAGCCAATAAATCGCCAGTCCCCTAAGGTATGTAAGACATTTATTAATCTCTAACAGCATGAAAACATAATTAACTTCTACTAACTGAGAGCTGGAATAAGGTGACCCCAGGTTTCAGTGTTGTCTCTTCAGCCACTAACTATCCATTCATGAGAAGTGACCCAGAGAAAGGCAGGTCAGCTTTGAGAGAAAGGATAAGGACAGACGATTGAAAACAAAAGCCTGCTGATTTCTGCAGTTACTAATAGAACAAATCATCAAAAAACATTGAAGCAGGCCTGTACAAAGGACATCAGTAAAGATGGATTCACCGAAGCAAAATACGTCCAAGCAAGGATGAGTGTGCTCGCTTTACTGAGGTAAACGTTAGTGACCTGGACATGAAATGCCCATGATGTCCTTCAGCTGTGAGAAACGTCTCAAGACTCACCTCGTGCTTGGAGAAGAGCCGGACGGCCTCCAGCTGGTGGAAAACAGGGTAGTGCTGGGAGTCGATCTGGTCGCGCCTGTAGACGTCGCCCACCACCAGGAAGGCGTCCAGCCCTGCATGCAGCAAGTCCCACTGGTGCGCCGACGTGTGCGCCCTCAGCATGTGCGTCCGATTCAGGTAATAGTTGTCCCCCTTCTTCCTACTGGGGTGGTCAGCTGGGATGAGCAGGCTGTCAAAGTTCTGCCAGGTTGTGACCACTGGAGAAAGGTTGTCGTAGACCGAGAACAGCGGGGTCCCAGAGCGGCCCACGTACTGCTTGTAGAAGTGCTCCTTCACCCTCTCCTTGATCAGCCACAGAGGGTGATGCTGCTGGTTGTGCAGATTCCTACCTACCCTTGAGAGGACCTTCCGGGTGAGGTTGGTGTGGTCATCCTGAGGGTAGGACCTGCCCAGCAGCTCCACCGCGTGGCCGGGAGCTCCTTGGGCAGCAGGCTGAGAAGCAGCAGGCCTCGAGCCCCAGGCCTGATGCTGATGGCCTCTGGAGACGTGACTGGCCTTGCTCACCAGGTAGACACATGCACGGGTGACTTGCCTGAGAGCTGAACCAACCATCATAGAAACTTCTCACGGATTCTGGAGAGAGCACACATACAAAGCACAAGTCAAGTTTCACTTTGTGAAACCGAAGTGTGTCCTCTCTGTCTCCCACAAGCTCCTCACTGTCCTGTTGACATACTTGTTTCTCCCACTGCCACCTCCACACAGCTGGAAGATCCAATTAAAGAAAACTGCCCACAGAGGCTTCATGTTTACTGCATTAATTTGAAAGACTCTTGAAAGCCACTTTTAGATTCCTAATCTCTAGTTGTCCTGCCTTTGTCATTTAGATTCTTGGCTTTTTAGAAAATTTCCTTTATCACATTGTCCTGAACTCCTGATACGGAAGAAAACTTTAAATGTGGCAACTTCTATATTCTAGAACCAAAGACTTTAGAGGCATAACCTAAAATACAGGACTTAGTTGGACCCTAGTAGGGCCTCATTAATTAAAGGGAACATGTGATTACATAGAGGCCTCTGAAGGATAATAAAACGGAAGATGTGTTAACTAGCCATCCTTCACACTTCTGCTTTCGTCCTCCTAACTGCAGAGTACTGCTTAGCCTTGACAGGCGCTGACTGCTGGATTACTTCATTAAATCACAGAATGACATTactaataccatttttaaaactttctgaatAAAATATGCCACTTTAGATGGTGgctatctttaatattttaaaaattaaaaatagaaaacttaaggAAATGTGATACAAAGTGATAGACTATACCAATAGACAGctgaaactatttttataaatgcaaacCTTTCCTAGCCTCACATCTGGTCACGTCATTTAAACTTAATAGCACTGTAGCATCCTCTCAATTACatctttgttttgtaaaatggCAAATTTCTATAATACTGCACACCCACAACAAACCAGGTGCAGGACTAAACTcactggggaagggacagagagtgGACAGACGACAGAGTACTGACCCAGGTTTGTTAAGAAAAATGCCAAGAATTTAATAAGATCCCCAAATTTCACACCTGAAAGTCACCTCAGCTTTCATCTAGTCTAAGTTGTTCATGGCACAGACGAGGTGACCTGGACTCAGGTATAGCTGACCAAGCTCTATGGTAAGGTGGCAAAGAGTTAAAAGACAACACAAAGGATTCCAGACCACTACTACTGTGTCCTCCACACTGCCACAGAAGCCAGTTTTAAATACACTCAGCAATCTCAGTAACGAGTCATTAGATGTCAAATCCTAATGTTCATAAATAATTTAAGTTCACAAACATAAATCACACAAATCTATCTTctaaaatttggaatttttatctATGAGGCTACTTTAAAGCATACAACTGTGTGGTTATTTTACTTCAAGGGCCACACAACCATACCAAGAAAATATGTAACTTCATGAGATTAAGATGCATGAGAAGAGAATTCTACTGCTCCAGGAAACCACAAAAAGCATACCTATTGAGCAGCACAACTCACCTGATTCAAAATTGGAACTGAGAATATCTAGCTCCAAGTTAAACTGTTGTACTTGTATTGTGTGTGACTGCTCGGTAGAAGCCTGTGCATAGCACCTTTGTCTGAGATTGTCAACATGTGAAAAGTTTTCAAAGACACACAGGAACTCTctggatttattcatttatagcaTTATTATGTCAGAGCTGCTTCAAAAGGGCTTTTGGCTGAGCTGCAACTGAAATACGTCTTCCCATCTACATTGTTCACTGGCTTGTCACCGCAGTGCCTATGAACTTGAAATATGCATATGCAGCCTTACACATCTTAGCACAAAGTCAAACTGTTAGGTTCTTAGCTAACCAATTCAGCACCCTTGGCAAAACACAAGAAAGCACTTCTTCCTTCCAAAGGCATATGCTGTTATACAAAGTTCACAATCGTTCAGGGAAAGGGGCTTTTGATAAAGCCATTCATGGCTTGCTGACTACACTCTTCCTTCCCGGTTTCCAGCTCCTCAATCATCCGAAGCCACTTCTAGGCTCTGCTCCCACAGATGGGCCCCTTCCTCACGTCCCTTGCTTGTTCTCCTCACTCAATCCCCAGCTTGCCCatgaaagtttaattttcttgtcCTCATTTTCTTGTCCTTTGGTCTCTCGGCCCAGTCCGGCTTATATTCTCCACTGTCATTCTCCCCACCCAaaacagtatttgtcctttctaTTATCATCTATTACAGAGAGAGATTAATGACCAGGGGAGCTTTCCCACTTGTACCTGAGAAGTGAATtcctttccttctgcctctgtcaAATTTCACTATAAGAAACATTTCATCTGGAAACATATAGAAGACATATGTCTATTGGTACAGTGCTCTTCCATTTTATCCTTTCACCAACTCTGTGAGGTAAGTATTATTCTTACCAttttattgaaaaggaaaataaagctcaAACAGATCATGTAACTTGCACAAATTCATATGCTTAGCCATTAGGTAAAGTGCAGAACCCTGAGTAAGTACAGCTGACCCTggaacaacacgggtttgaacaGTGTGGGTctacttatatgcagattttttttcaataaaacttaccccgagtgtgcctgcctctcctgcctctccttctACCTCCTTCGCCTCTGCCACCTCTGCCACCACGGAGACGGCAAAACcaacccctcctctcctcctcctcctcctcctgagccTACGCAATGTGAAGACAATGAAGATGAAGGCCTTTATGaagatccacttccacttaatgaatagtagaTATATTTTCCTCCCTTAcgattttaataacattttcttttctctagtttattaTAAGGATACAggatataatacatataatgtataagATATGTtgatcaactgtttatgttatcaataAGGCTTCCAGTCAAACTAGTTAAATTTGGGGGGAGCCAAAagttatatatgaatttttaactGAGTGGGGGTTCAGCACCAAACCTCCAAGTTGTTCAAGGCTCAACTGTATTTCTCAAAGGCCCAAGACTgttaaattcaaattatatttcttcaCCCACCTCCCTTAACTTCTATTTTATCTGAATAATTTAGATTATACATCAATGCAttttaaacacataaacaaatgtatcaataaataaaataaaacacattagatggtgaaaatgaaataaatatttaacaaaagactCAAGGACCAAATCTGTCCAtggcctgtttttataaataaggtTTTTTGGGACACAGTAATAATCATTTGCTTACTTACCATTTGTTGTGGCTTTCTCACTACAAAGGCAGGACTGACTAGTCCACAGAGATTATATGGCccaaaaagcctaaaatacttactatctaGTCCTTTATGGGAAAAGTTTGCTGAGCCCTGTTTTAGTTTAACTCACTGAAAAGTTCttccatattattaataaaattatcctTGTTACAAATATATGTAGACTGTAGAGCCACACAAAGTGGCAAAAGTACAGATATGGATATGAAGTATGTTGGCATTGGTATAAAACCGACAATGAGACCAACTGTGAGATGAatcaatataatattaatataatgggcAACAGGACAGACTTTGCAGAGGCAGCCATATGGGTTTGATCCTAAGTCAACCTCTTAGGAACTGTATATCATCCTTGGATGCATTATTTGACTTTTCTGGACCTaaagtttctcatctgtaaaatagagacaaCAATACCTATCTCGTAGTGAAAAGGTTAAACTAGATACTGTTCGTAAGATACTTGACTCTCTTAACTATGTAAGAGATAAGATGAATTAAGAGTTGAAAGTGACCCAGAGATTTCCAGAGACCagataacagagaaaataaagtcatTCACTGAGACAGGGAACTCAGAATGGatgtctgtttgtttgttcagATGATTTTCTCTGTGTTTGTGGTTGCAGAAAGAAACAGCTTTGGACATAAGGAAGTTAGTATGGATGAGCTAGCCCTGTTATAATTTCTATGAGGAAGTTCAAGGTATGGTTTGGAAATGAGGTAAGAGATTAGTTCTAGAAAGGTAGACCTTGGAAGTAATTTGTATAGAGGTATGAGTTAATGTCACACGGGTATATAAGAATGCATGGTAGGATGAgcgaaaaaaatagaaataggcaaaagacaAAGCACTTGGAAATTATCATATTTCAGGGCAGGGTATATAAAGAGTGAGACAGAGGAGAACTGAAGGGCACAGTATCACAGATATCAGGGGAAGAGATTGTAGGAAATCAAGGCCTTTTGTGAAATTAAATACCATTCTATGTACAATGCTTAGCAAGCCATATTATTACTATTTGCTATTGTCTGTCACCCTGTTAGACTTTGTGGTCCTTGAGAgcagaacacatacacacacacacactctcttatATTAATCTTTGTATACTCAGAGCCTAGCATTATATTTTCACTAggtagaaaaggagagaagaagagaaaaagaaagaaagggaaaaggatgGAAGAAAATTGGTCAGCAAGGTCTAACAAGACAAAAAGGGCAGCATTTTTGGTAAGGGCAGCTAAAGTAAAGAATCATTTAAACAATCAACtgagcaaagagacaacctatgaaatgtgagaaaatatttgtgagccatacatctgat
This region includes:
- the FARS2 gene encoding phenylalanine--tRNA ligase, mitochondrial isoform X2, which translates into the protein MMVGSALRQVTRACVYLVSKASHVSRGHQHQAWGSRPAASQPAAQGAPGHAVELLGRSYPQDDHTNLTRKVLSRVGRNLHNQQHHPLWLIKERVKEHFYKQYVGRSGTPLFSVYDNLSPVVTTWQNFDSLLIPADHPSRKKGDNYYLNRTHMLRAHTSAHQWDLLHAGLDAFLVVGDVYRRDQIDSQHYPVFHQLEAVRLFSKHELFAGIKDGESLQLFEQSSRSAHKQETHTMEATKLVEFDLKQTLTRLVRHLFGDGLEIRWVDCYFPFTHPSFEMEINFHGEWLEVLGCGVMEQQLVNSAGAQDRIGWAFGLGLERLAMILYDIPDIRLFWSEDERFLKQFRVSDVNQKVKFQPLSKYPALTNDISFWLPSENYAENDFYDLVRTIGGDLVEKVDLIDKFEHPNF
- the FARS2 gene encoding phenylalanine--tRNA ligase, mitochondrial isoform X3 yields the protein MMVGSALRQVTRACVYLVSKASHVSRGHQHQAWGSRPAASQPAAQGAPGHAVELLGRSYPQDDHTNLTRKVLSRVGRNLHNQQHHPLWLIKERVKEHFYKQYVGRSGTPLFSVYDNLSPVVTTWQNFDSLLIPADHPSRKKGDNYYLNRTHMLRAHTSAHQWDLLHAGLDAFLVVGDVYRRDQIDSQHYPVFHQLEAVRLFSKHELFAGIKDGESLQLFEQSSRSAHKQETHTMEATKLVEFDLKQTLTRLVRHLFGDAGAQDRIGWAFGLGLERLAMILYDIPDIRLFWSEDERFLKQFRVSDVNQKVKFQPLSKYPALTNDISFWLPSENYAENDFYDLVRTIGGDLVEKVDLIDKFEHPKTHKTSHCYRITYRHMERTLSQREVRQVHQAVQEATVQLLGVEGRF